The Capra hircus breed San Clemente chromosome 11, ASM170441v1, whole genome shotgun sequence genomic interval GCCCAGCTCCTTCTCCTTCCTGGAGACCCGGAGGCTGCTGCCCGTGCAAGGGAGGCAACGGGCCATCATGGGGGCCTCAGAGGGCCTGCCCGACGGCGCGGACTCGCGGCGGGGGTCTCCCCGGGGACTCCCATCCGGCCCCCTGCGGACATGGGCCGGAGATGGCTTTGAACATGAGCCAGAGTTTCTTTCGGCCCAGCCAGGGAGAATGTCCCTAAGCGCTTTTCCCCCGGAGGACCCCGCTCCGGGCACGTCGGGGCGCCTCTCCCCTGGGGACCCAGGCCCAGAAGGGGCTCGGCCGCCACGCACAGCCCCGGGACGGCGGGCGAAGCGAGGGCCCAGGAGGCAGAGCCGGAGCGCAGGGGGCGAGGATGGGGAGCGGCTGTACTCGTCCATGTCCCGGGCCCTGCTGAGACGGCTCTGGAAGGGCGACGCGTCGGCGCGCATGCTGCACCCGCGCCTGCAGAAGGCCATGGGTGCCTACCTGCGTGCCAACAAGCACGGCGTGCGCTTCCGGGGGCGCCGCGCGTCGGGGCGGAGCCGCACCGAGCTGCTGTGCGCATTGCGGGGCCGCGTGCAGGTGCGCACCCTGGACGGCACTGAACCGCCCTTCTCGGCGCTTGGCTGGCGCGCGCTGGTCCCTCCGGTGCCGCTCAGCCGGCTGCTGCCGCGCGGGCTCCGGACCTGCGCCGTGGTCACGTCGGCAGGCGCCATCCTCAACTCATCTCTGGGAGAGGAGATAGGTGGGTCCCCGCGGCCACCCGAGCCCCACCCCCAGGGCGGCCAGTCTGACACTGTGTTTCTGGAGAGTCTTGGGTCTCCTCCTTTCCCTGGGACCGAATGAACCCAGGTGGATCCCGCAGAGGTCTccttttattgttgtttactcgctaagtcatatccgactctttcggaccccatggattgcaggcagccaggctcctctgtccatgggattccccaagcaagaatagtggaataggTATTCTTactggaatactggaatggtagtcattcccttctccagggatcgaacctgtatcttctgtgtctcctgcattgctgcaaAGAGAAAGGTTAATTTTAaggcctcctccctgcccttgTGGGGGCTGGGAAGCCCGAAGGCCACTGGACAGGCAGGTA includes:
- the ST6GAL2 gene encoding beta-galactoside alpha-2,6-sialyltransferase 2 encodes the protein MKPHLKQWRQGMLCGVFAWGLLFVVIFLYFTDSSPAKPSPSSFSFLETRRLLPVQGRQRAIMGASEGLPDGADSRRGSPRGLPSGPLRTWAGDGFEHEPEFLSAQPGRMSLSAFPPEDPAPGTSGRLSPGDPGPEGARPPRTAPGRRAKRGPRRQSRSAGGEDGERLYSSMSRALLRRLWKGDASARMLHPRLQKAMGAYLRANKHGVRFRGRRASGRSRTELLCALRGRVQVRTLDGTEPPFSALGWRALVPPVPLSRLLPRGLRTCAVVTSAGAILNSSLGEEIDSHDAVLRFNSAPTRGYEKDVGNKTTVRIINSQILTNPSYHFMDSALYKDVILVAWDPAPYSANLNLWYKKPDYNLFTPYVQHRQRNPNQPFYILHPKFIWQLWDIIQENTKEKIQPNPPSSGFIGILLMMNLCGEVHVYEYVPSVRQTDLCHYHEPYHDAACTLGAYHPLLYEKLLVQRLNVGTHGDLHRKGKVVLPGLQAVRCPPGA